One genomic segment of Panicum virgatum strain AP13 chromosome 2N, P.virgatum_v5, whole genome shotgun sequence includes these proteins:
- the LOC120660504 gene encoding FCS-Like Zinc finger 6-like — protein sequence MMVGKRERDCKNPMRRTTSMTEFAPPDVLTAVAEDEEAQLPDNSGGQDWLSAFGAGAVAQEDWLAAYRARAAPARVGLRRNSADYSVVETAAFLRACGLCRRRLGPGRDTFMYKGEAAFCSLECRERHITQEEWKDKCAVKSVNSKDAAAPPVTGRRAGSGKPGAGGTVAAA from the exons ATGATGGTggggaagagggagagggacTGCAAGAACCCGATGCGGCGGACCACGAGCATGACGGAGTTCGCGCCGCCGGACGTGctgacggcggtggcggaggacgaggaggcccAGCTGCCCGACAACAGCGGAGGCCAGGACTGGCTGTCCGCGTTCGGCGCCGGCGCTGTGGCGCAGGAGGACTGGCTGGCGGCGtaccgcgcgcgcgcggcgccggcgcgggtggGCCTGCGCCGGAACTCCGCCGACTACTCGGTCGTCGAGACCGCCGCCTTCCTCCGCGCCTGCgggctctgccgccgccgcctcggccccgGCCGCGACACCTTCATGTACAA GGGCGAGGCGGCTTTCTGCAGCCTTGAGTGCCGGGAGCGGCACATCACGCAGGAGGAGTGGAAGGACAAGTGCGCGGTGAAGTCCGTCAATAGCAAGGACGCGGCAGCGCCGCCGgtcaccggccgccgcgccggctccGGCAAGCCCGGCGCTGGCGGCACGGTGGCCGCGGCATGA
- the LOC120662628 gene encoding D(4) dopamine receptor-like, translating into MPGRRERLEEGRGEGTGGGEEAGRLRKERREEGARCRQKRGRPASQSSSSSGQSAAVASPSRRPAVASRARRRPEGPSPPPRSPACATRPYGGDAPCGPGRIVPTPPIAHGPPRAPDVAAGARCGEEEHGGSRDPACAARSHVADPPWPSSSRPPEPS; encoded by the coding sequence ATGCCAGGGAGGAGGGAGCGCCTGGAGGAGGGGCGAGGCGAGGGAACGGGTGGCGGCGAGGAAGCCGGCCGGCTAAGGAAGGAGCGCCGGGAGGAGGGAGCGCGCTGCCGCCAGAAGAGGGGAAGGCCGGCATCGCAGTCATCGTCGTCCTCCGGGCAGTCCGCGGCGGTCGCGTCGCCCTCCCGCAGGCCCGCCGTCGCGTCgcgtgctcgccgccgtcccgaagggccgtcgccgccaccacgcTCCCCGGCATGCGCTACGCGCCCGTATGGTGGCGACGCGCCATGTGGCCCCGGGCGCATCGTGCCCACGCCGCCGATCGCGCACGGCCCGCCGCGAGCGCCtgacgtcgccgccggcgcgcgctgcGGCGAAGAGGAGCACGGAGGGAGTAGGGACccggcgtgcgcggcgcggaGCCACGTCGCGgacccgccatggccgtcgAGCTCGAGGCCCCCGGAGCCGAGCTGA